The Verrucomicrobiia bacterium genomic sequence CCCCTGGCCCCAAGGTGTAAACCAGATTACTGGCGGCCGTTTCAGCATCGGTTGCCGTGACCGCGAAGGATAAGGTCTGCCCTGCCAGCAGCCGCCGATGCGGCAACAACCCCAACACCGGCGGCGTGTTCTGCGCCACCAACCCCGGCGCATTCGATGCGCGCGGAGTCGGCCGCGACAACCGCCCCACCACAGGCCCTCCATTAGGATAGCGCCCTTCACTCACGTCCGGCGCCTGCGGGCCAAAAACCACCGCATCCACCAGCACACCTTGAGGGGTGAACAGTCTGATGGCGTCCCCTTGCCGATTCAGGGCGAAATTGACATGCAAATCAGGGCGGTCGGGCCGGTTTTGTCCGGGCTCTCCGTCAGCCCACACCAGCAAATAGCCCCCCGGAGGTATCACATAACCCTCCGGGATCGTGGTGCCCGAAGGCAAAGTCGTACTATCAGTCAGAATGTACCCCGTTAAGTCCACCGCCTCGGGGCCTGGATTGTACAACTCAAACCAGTCTTCATTTTGCAAATCCGCCGGATCGGCCAGGGTGTTGATATTGTCCGCCATCCATTCATTGATGAACACGGGCACCGGCGCCAGGGCCGGGTTGTTGCTGCTCCCCGGCGTGGGATAATGAAACACCCGCCGGTACAC encodes the following:
- a CDS encoding lamin tail domain-containing protein, with protein sequence VYRRVFHYPTPGSSNNPALAPVPVFINEWMADNINTLADPADLQNEDWFELYNPGPEAVDLTGYILTDSTTLPSGTTIPEGYVIPPGGYLLVWADGEPGQNRPDRPDLHVNFALNRQGDAIRLFTPQGVLVDAVVFGPQAPDVSEGRYPNGGPVVGRLSRPTPRASNAPGLVAQNTPPVLGLLPHRRLLAGQTLSFAVTATDAETAASNLVYTLGPGAPAGAMLSAGGQFTWTPLAPGTNQIWVLVTDGGTPPLTTSNFFIVRVGAPPHFEPGALRLEQGRLQLRLQAMDGLEYRLEYKEALEEAQWRLLQTMMPSNGWMNYSESITNRQRFYRLLQTPAP